The sequence GGCTTTGTCGGATCGCGCCTGGCCTGAAAACTGTTGGCCGCGATGTCATCGAGCGAGCCGATCGGCTTGCCCTTGGCCGAGCGCACATGTCCTGCCGGATCGGCCATTTCGCAGACGTCCCGCACGGTCGGCGCCGCGCTCGACGTGATATCGAAGACGGTGCCGTCACGCACCGTGACCACCAGGGGATGCGAGGCATCGCTGGCCCTGGCGCGGCCGACAAAAAGGCCCTCAGCGGGCAGATGCGTCGGGTTCGTCATGCTTGCGGTCCTCTGATCATCGAAAATGGGCTTGCCGGATCGGCGCGGCACTTTCACCGGATTCCGCTCAAAGGTCTATCCCATCGATGGCGATCCGAGCTGCTGTGTTCTGGCTGTGAAGTTCCGGCTTGCTGACGGTGGGGCCTGCGTTAGACGCGGTGGAAACCAGGGGATTTTCAAAACCATGAAACCTTCGACGGATTTTCATGCGGCACATCCAAACCCATACCGCTGCGGGCTCGACGGATCGAGACGTTGATCACAACCATTCTTTCCGACGGGATTTCGCTTGACAGTTTCATGAATATGAAAAAATCTTGGCTAATTTCAAATTCTCGATGAGCAGGTCGATGTCGACCCTGATTGCTGCAGCAGAGGCGCCCGAGCCCCGGTCTTCGTCAGGCTTTCGGCTCGCCATGCTGTTGCCGGGGGCGCTGGTCACGTTCCTGCTGATCCTGTTTGCGCTTGGCCTGGTGCTGTTCCTCGCCTTCCGTGGCAATGACGGGTCGCTGCTCGGCGTCGGGCTGACCGTCGAAAACTTCGTCACCGTGGCCACCGATCCGCTCTACTGGACGGTGACACTGCGCTCGCTGGTCATCGCCAGCCTGGTGACGCTGGCAACCGTCGTCACCGCCTATCCCGTCTCCTACTATCTCGCCTTCCATGCCGGGCGGCGGCGCGGCCTGCTCTTGTTCCTGGTGACGCTGCCGTTCTGGACGAGCTATCTCCTGCGCGTCTTCGCCTGGAAGATCGTGCTCGCCTATAACGGCGTCCTGAACTCGGCGCTGATCGAGAGCGGCGTCTGGTCGGAACCGACATTGGCCTTCCTCAACACGCCGGCGGCAGTAGTCGTCACGCTCGCCCACGCCTATGCGCCCTTCGCCATCCTGCCGATCTATGTGGCGCTGGACACCATCCCGAAATCGCTGCTCGAGGCTGCCTCCGACCTTGGCGCACGGCCGTTCACCGCATTCCGCCGTGTCGTGCTGCCAAATTCGATGCCAGGCGTTCTGGCCGCGGCGCTTGTCGTCTTCGTGCCGACGGTCGGCGACTATGTCACGCCGGCCATGGTCGGCGGCCCGGCCAGCACCATGATCGGCTCGCTGATCCAGTCGCAGTTCGGCAAGGCCAATGACTGGCCGTTCGGCGCGGCCCTTTCGGTCTGCGTCATGCTGGTCATCCTTGTCGTGGTGCTGGTCGCACGCGGCGCCGACCGCAGATTTGGCAGCCGCACATGAAAGCCGAACGCGCCGACACGAAACGCGATGGCCGCTGGCTCGGCCTCTACGTGCTTGCCTATCTGGTGTTTCTCTACCTGCCGGTCCTGCTGATCCCGCTGTTTTCCTTCAACAATTCCATCCAGGCGGCGTTTCCGCTGCAGGGCTTCACGCTGCAATGGTACCAGACGCTCTACGGCAATCCGGCGCTTTCGGGCGCGCTCGCCAACAGCCTCGTCATCGCCGCCGTCGCCGCTTCCGGCGCGACGCTGTGCGGCATCACCGTGTCCTATATGGACCTCTATGGTCGCTCGCCGCTTGCCCCCACCATCAGCGCCATCGCCCGGCTGCCGATCCTCATCCCCGGCGTCATCGTCGGCATATCGCTGCTGATCCTGGTCAACCTCATCGGCCTTGGACCATCGCGCGTCGCCATAGTGCTCGGCCACATACTGGTGGCGTTGCCGACCACGGTGGTCGTCATGCGTAGCCGTTTCGCCGCCATCCCAAAAACCGTTCGCGAGGCGGCGCTCGACCTCGGCGCCTCCGACTGGACGACGTTCCGGCGCGTCATGCTGCCGCTCAGCCTGCCGGCCGTGCTGTCGGCCTTCATGCTCGCCTTTCTGATCTCCTTCGACGAGTTCATCGTCGTCTTCTTTCTCGCCGGAACCGAGCCGACCCTGCCGCTCTACATCTGGAGCCAGCTGCGCTTCCCCCGCTCGCTGCCGACCGTCATGGCACTGGGGACGGTGATCCTGGCCGTGTCCTTCATCATCGCCGGCACCGCCGAGATCCTGCGCCATCGCGGGCTCGGCGCCGCACGCCGCAATCCAGCCTGACCACAACAAAGAAGAGGAGAACGAAAATGACCTTCCACCTGAAATCGATAACCGGACACAAAGCTCGCGCCGGTCTCGCCGCGCTGGCGCTCGCACTGTCGTCGACCGTGGCGCTGGCCGCCGAAAAGCTGCAATATTTCACCTGGTCGGGATACGAACTGCCCGACTTCAACAAGAGCTTCCTGGCCGCCCATCCCGATGGCGTCGAGGCGTCGATCTTCGGTGACGACGACGATGCCTTCACCAAGGTCAAGGCCGGCTTCCGTCCTGATATCGCGCATCCCTGCTATGACAAGGTGGCGCGCTGGAACAAGGAAGGCCTGCTGCAGCCGATCGACACCAAGCGCATCAAGAACTGGGATTCGATCTTCCCGGTGTTCAAGAACCTGCCCGACCTGCAGGCCGGCGACGGCAAGGTCTGGATGGTGCCGTGGGACTGGGGCAACACCTCGATCCTCTACCGCACCGATCTGGTGAAGAACCCCGAGGCGAGCTGGAACCTGCTTTGGGACAAGCAATATGCCGGCCGCATGGCGACCATCGACGCCGTCCATGACACGCCGATCGTCGCCGCGCTTCTCGCCGGCGTGAACCCCTTCGACATGACGCCCGCTGAGATGGACAAGGTCGCGGCAAAGCTGCGCGAACAGCGGCCGCTGCTGTCGAGCTACACCACCGACATGACGTCGGTCGAGCAGGCTCTGGCCAGCGGCCAGCTGGTCGCCGCCATGACCTGGAACGCGTCGGCCACCTCGCTGAAGAAGCAGGGCGTGCCGGTCGAGTTCATGAAGCCGAAGGAAGGCATGCTGACCTGGGCCTGCGGCTTCGTCATGCTGAAGGACGCCAAGAATGTCGATCTCGCCTACGACTTCATCAACAGCCGGCTGGACGCCGATTCGGGCAAGTTTCTCATTCAGTCCTACGGCTATGGCAGTTCGCTGAGCACTGCTTTCGCCGGCGTGGCGAAGGATGAACTGGAGAAGCTGCAACTGCCGTCCGATCCGGAAGTGATGCTGAAAAGCACGATCTTCACCGGGCCGATGAAGCAGAATGACGATGTGGCGAAGATGTTTGAGAAGGTGAAGGCTGGCGGGTGAGGCTGCGGCCTTCCTTCTCCCTTTGTGGGAGAAGGTGGATCGGCGCGCAGCGCCGAGACGGATGAGGGGTGCGTGACGGATCGCCTTCCTCGCCAAGCTGGAACACCCCTCATCCGTCGCCTTCGGCGACAC is a genomic window of Mesorhizobium huakuii containing:
- a CDS encoding ABC transporter substrate-binding protein, with the protein product MTFHLKSITGHKARAGLAALALALSSTVALAAEKLQYFTWSGYELPDFNKSFLAAHPDGVEASIFGDDDDAFTKVKAGFRPDIAHPCYDKVARWNKEGLLQPIDTKRIKNWDSIFPVFKNLPDLQAGDGKVWMVPWDWGNTSILYRTDLVKNPEASWNLLWDKQYAGRMATIDAVHDTPIVAALLAGVNPFDMTPAEMDKVAAKLREQRPLLSSYTTDMTSVEQALASGQLVAAMTWNASATSLKKQGVPVEFMKPKEGMLTWACGFVMLKDAKNVDLAYDFINSRLDADSGKFLIQSYGYGSSLSTAFAGVAKDELEKLQLPSDPEVMLKSTIFTGPMKQNDDVAKMFEKVKAGG
- a CDS encoding ABC transporter permease; the protein is MSTLIAAAEAPEPRSSSGFRLAMLLPGALVTFLLILFALGLVLFLAFRGNDGSLLGVGLTVENFVTVATDPLYWTVTLRSLVIASLVTLATVVTAYPVSYYLAFHAGRRRGLLLFLVTLPFWTSYLLRVFAWKIVLAYNGVLNSALIESGVWSEPTLAFLNTPAAVVVTLAHAYAPFAILPIYVALDTIPKSLLEAASDLGARPFTAFRRVVLPNSMPGVLAAALVVFVPTVGDYVTPAMVGGPASTMIGSLIQSQFGKANDWPFGAALSVCVMLVILVVVLVARGADRRFGSRT
- a CDS encoding ABC transporter permease, with translation MKAERADTKRDGRWLGLYVLAYLVFLYLPVLLIPLFSFNNSIQAAFPLQGFTLQWYQTLYGNPALSGALANSLVIAAVAASGATLCGITVSYMDLYGRSPLAPTISAIARLPILIPGVIVGISLLILVNLIGLGPSRVAIVLGHILVALPTTVVVMRSRFAAIPKTVREAALDLGASDWTTFRRVMLPLSLPAVLSAFMLAFLISFDEFIVVFFLAGTEPTLPLYIWSQLRFPRSLPTVMALGTVILAVSFIIAGTAEILRHRGLGAARRNPA